A single region of the Lycium barbarum isolate Lr01 chromosome 2, ASM1917538v2, whole genome shotgun sequence genome encodes:
- the LOC132627177 gene encoding phosphoribosylformylglycinamidine cyclo-ligase, chloroplastic/mitochondrial codes for MNTSCGANLELSRCIAASPVCRLKSCIPKFQGCSKKLLPLCKDRSNGERSVTLSVTCSANKVDTAADEPSSLTYKDAGVDIDAGSELVKRIAKMAPGIGGFGGLFPLGDSYLVAGTDGVGTKLKLAFETGIHDTIGIDLVAMSVNDIVTSGAKPLFFLDYFATSRLDVDLAEKVIKGIVDGCQQSDCALLGGETAEMPDFYAEGEYDLSGFAVGIVKKDSVIDGKNIKVGDVLIGLPSSGVHSNGFSLVRRVLKQSDLSLKDQLPGEAITLGEALIAPTVIYVKQVLDIINKGGVKGIAHITGGGFTDNIPRVFPKGLGAIIYEGSWEIPPVFKWIQEAGRIENAEMMRTFNMGIGMVLVVSPEAANRILGEGQKTSIAYRIGEVVKGDGVSYS; via the exons ATGAACACGTCTTGTGGAGCAAATTTGGAGCTATCACGGTGCATTGCTGCATCTCCTGTTTGTCGTTTGAAATCATGTATACCCAAGTTCCAAGGCTGCTCAAAGAAGCTATTGCCTTTATGCAAAGATAGAAGTAACGGGGAGAGAAGCGTTACATTATCGGTTACTTGTAGTGCCAATAAGGTTGACACTGCTGCAGATGAACCGAGCAGTCTTACGTATAAGGATGCTGGTGTGGACATTGATGCAGGGTCGGAGCTTGTGAAGAGAATAGCCAAAATGGCACCTGGAATTGGGGGATTTGGTGGTCTCTTTCCATTAG GGGATTCATACCTCGTGGCTGGTACTGATGGCGTGGGGACAAAACTTAAGTTGGCATTTGAAACAGGAATTCATGATACCATAGGGATTGATCTG GTTGCAATGAGTGTTAATGACATTGTCACGTCTGGAGCAAAACCTTTATTTTTCCTTGATTATTTTGCAACCAGCCGCCTTGATGTTGACCTTGCAGAGAAG GTCATAAAAGGTATTGTGGATGGTTGCCAGCAATCTGACTGTGCTCTTCTAGGGGGAGAG ACTGCAGAAATGCCAGATTTCTATGCCGAAGGCGAGTATGACCTCAGTGGATTTGCTGTGGGCATTGTAAAAAAGGACTCAGTTATTGACGGGAAAAATATCAAGGTTGGAGACGTTCTTATTGGTTTACCATCTAGTGGAGTTCATTCAAATGGGTTTTCTCTTGTTAGAAG GGTTCTGAAGCAAAGTGACCTTTCTTTAAAAGACCAACTTCCTGGTGAAGCTATTACACTTGGTGAAGCTTTGATTGCTCCAACTGTTATATATGTTAAACAG GTTCTTGATATTATTAACAAAGGAGGGGTTAAAGGAATAGCCCACATAACAGGAGGCGGCTTCACTGATAATATCCCTCGAGTATTTCCTAAAGGCCTCGGAGCCATTATTTATGAGGGCTCTTGGGAAATTCCTCCTGTTTTTAAATGGATTCAAGAG GCGGGAAGAATAGAAAATGCTGAGATGATGCGGACATTCAATATGGGAATCGGAATGGTTCTTGTAGTTAGTCCAGAAGCAGCTAACCGAATACTTGGGGAAGGACAGAAGACGAGCATTGCATACCGGATTGGTGAGGTTGTAAAGGGTGATGGAGTAAGCTATAGCTGA